The following proteins are encoded in a genomic region of Sebastes fasciatus isolate fSebFas1 chromosome 12, fSebFas1.pri, whole genome shotgun sequence:
- the LOC141779214 gene encoding uncharacterized protein LOC141779214 isoform X13 has protein sequence MHTVATMTTEASAVNEADTEGKQKASGAEPKPEPENKQKPEAAAAEPEGEPSSKKAQEQASEPGPADVATSPEEEQLKPRTRTSAGKGLSRLFSSFLKRRSQCSEEEGFEAEKAREEKADKEEKADKAEEEKVEEVKPEEKEAKAEEEKVEVKEVKKKEEKEPKEEKEEEKVEKRGSKKKKKEAKKKQEKKDEEKVKNDEEKKEEETVKKKEEQKEEEKAQQTVDKKEEQLETKEETQKETAEVKEKGAEAVKKETKDEERVDKRVTKKKEKEDKIKKKEEEKAKRKAEEDERVKKREEEKAKKKEEEKAREAEKTKKKEEEKTKKEEDKTKEEKTKKKEEEKPKEELKKKEEDKAKEEVKKKEEEKPEEKQKKEEEKGKKKEKGKNKGKKEVKGPSEEQVKAPIAAPEPELKTEPDTEQAPDQHSISSGETQQAQEENKEEAAIKEEPEVVEEVKKEDTEKKEEEPAEQEKEAKGEEKAKAKEEAKKEKPVKEKKTEKKTEKKTEKNTEKKTEKNTEKKTEKNTEKNTEKKTEKNTEKNTEKNTEKKTEKKAEKKAEEAEAEEAKGSKRQKTMQCKVTLLDDTQFECELDKHAKVQDLLTKVCDHVNLLERDYFGLTTQESSTNKTWMESTKEIRKQVSGAVYEFAFGVKFYPPDPAQLTEDLTRYFLCLQLRKDIMHGVLPCSFVTLSLLGSYTAQSELGEYDPELHGTDYVKDLSLAPGQSKELEDKVMELHRTYRSMSPAQADMSFLENAKKLAMYGVDLHHAKDLDGVDITLGVCSSGLMVYKDKLRINRFPWPKVLKISYKRSSFFIKIRPSEQEQYESTIGFKLPNYKASKKLWKVCVEHHTFFRVPTVEPPSSRRFLILGSKFRYSGRTQAQTRQASSMIDRPAPRFTRSASKRLSRNLDGAGDETLQFLQGLSASTRSEVDDWSLMLTSDKPQPSPEFTARGESEHMFIESWEEGQSVHTDAVTWQETETGQTGSQTITQTVSEPWQELASDEQKQRSKEDEWSAMLHRHPPFPFVPPFDFVKQPAKLSLAKIRALDRLLRPDLTQQDDWFLYFDPLFSLSSLESANKPLSPLAQFQLQEEDEQGSRVAEQELTSEEVIERLQETVMLVEKLKEANVLERRLREVRDLEDRLQGMDEMAERLQDVIEQELGKEEVDKLREEDGDLEQERQIQAERIVQTVLRKSVSKIETKEDEVDELEEQIKEVFLKGLLPEEEEVEVKQETEKEVTDESVLDDSLREKLRQIEKEWRDDVEDKLKSGSSDVTSSIVAYQKVERRTKKRVTIVEERGRTQEEMEDVQVQRVVMSEERIEKEMTWRKTETLEEITEGEVTERLQTEDRSQGPDEDIWFILFDRPPYKAVFKPPVTTVERAEVDEGEYFTSETEITTVEEKTEIIVEERKIRDEEVWRIPEISPPQTIMGRDDDWFVLLDVVPKETPYVPPVTLKGRDQIGAESFVSVVGTAAEEEEIREVVSEERKIIEEAPRHLQEIPQMPVTERDDDWFGLLDVVPRETSYVPPVTSKAGDQIGAESFVSVVGTAAEEEEEIREVVSEEREIIEEAPRYLQEIPQMPVTDRDDDWFVLLDVVPRETSYVPPVTLKGRDQIGAESFVSVIETAAEEEEIREVVSEERKIIEEAPRHLQEIPQMPVTDRDDDWFVLLDVVPRETSYVPPVAVAERVEVSPEERVSLVKITAVEVREKRVEIMAPVLSEKQVEALPQAVREIEDDWFVLLDVPTREPSYVPPVTMAEYVQVYPEESVSTVVETIPVESRKEVVVEEIVVQKEDRGQQKISQPVRERDDDWFLLLDVVPRGAAYVPPVFLAAPSQIYPSVQPRRVEVISVELKLQQVDLEQIRLQPSGPLPERDDDWFVLFDAIREETVILPSASLTLFVPVTAVEMIPDMRKTFEAEVTTTETRTWKKMIIGVESRQDETRLSEIRPSQIATPSEREGGDDWFTLFDIIREKPVVIPPVAVVERIADVVAATEPKPKFIMEDVRPAVKLVVKPSQPRQVDDDWFALLDVAAKIKPAAVDERIRTHPEVRPAKEFAAVEQKAQRRVTIVEETWPQEKVVQQKPRPAVREVEDDWFSLLDVVTKKSVAVPERIQFPAEMRVPAAEAKARIAIPERRPQFEQRVLEERRPVTQTHVNDDWFVLLDVGLKESVVSTQRGTRPVSAPVFSQAALAEAGIPMALLDQPQTSTPIKASRQDERKLEVTVEAVEPSRIEAGVKHESEVTSSEVVRMRKEFDKPQEDLLRHHANISELKRNFMETAPETRPSEWDKRLSTHSPFRTLGINGQPLPSADGRVCISLLCNGSETKTAHEETSSSWGFSGVPSPTVSHRSEPDGVEAHGAPVEEQSCDREEVVVLDTSLVPVVEVEMAQLPPSFDPCFKALDGIQEEEEESCPELSERPGEIVGSSPAAYFRSDVPQVVRCFQPPLVQTQTVTITAVSTSLPSGISTTEVPIVQTKTVIYEPSKVAVDGTDEDKDNTTSASSKSVTSETTSGTTVTTTTTHISKVVKGGSSETRVEKRIVITADSDIDQDKLAGKRIDAAPRDI, from the exons ATGCATACCG TGGCTACCATGACAACAGAGGCAAGTGCAGTGAACGAGGCGGACACAGAGGGCAAGCAGAAGGCCAGCGGCGCCGAGCCCAAACCCGAACCGGAGAACAAGCAGAAGCCTGAGGCGGCAGCGGCCGAGCCGGAGGGGGAACCGTCGAGCAAGAAGGCCCAGGAGCAGGCCTCTGAGCCTGGGCCTGCTGATGTAGCTACCTCCCccgaggaggagcagctgaaaCCTCGTACCCGGACCTCTGCTGGCAAAGGCCTGTCTcgcctcttctcctctttcctcaAACGCCGCTCACAGTGCTCCGAGGAAGAGGGGTTCGAGGCAGAGAAAGCCAGGGAGGAGAAGGCAGATAAAGAGGAAAAAGCTGACAAGGCAGAAGAGGAGAAGGTGGAAGAGGTGAAACCTGAAGAGAAGGAGGCTaaagcagaggaggaaaaagtaGAGGTAAAAGAAGTGAAaaagaaggaagaaaaagaaccaaaagaggagaaagaggaagaaaaggttGAGAAGAGGggcagtaaaaagaaaaagaaagaagccAAGAAGAAACAAGAGAAAAAAGATGAGGAGAAAGTGAAAAACGAcgaggagaaaaaagaagaggaaacggtgaaaaagaaagaggagcaaaaggaggaggagaaagcacAGCAGACTGTAGATAAGAAGGAAGAACAATTGGAGAcaaaagaagaaacacagaaGGAGACTGCTGAAGTTAAAGAGAAGGGGGCAGAAGCCGTGAAGAAAGAGACTAAAGACGAGGAAAGAGTTGACAAGAGGgttacaaagaaaaaagaaaaggaggataagataaagaagaaggaagaggagaaggcaAAGAGGAAAGCAGAGGAAGACGAAAGAgtaaagaagagagaagaagagaaagcaaagaagaaagaggaagaaaaggcgAGAGAGGCCgaaaaaacaaagaagaaagaagaggagaagaccaagaaggaggaggacaaaacaaaagaggagaagactaaaaagaaagaagaagagaaaccaaAAGAGGAGttaaagaagaaagaggaggacaaGGCGAAAGAAGAGgtaaagaagaaggaggaggaaaagccagaagaaaaacagaagaaggaagaggaaaaagggaagaaaaaagagaagggaAAGAACAAAGGGAAGAAGGAGGTGAAAGGGCCAAGTGAGGAGCAGGTGAAAGCACCGATTGCAGCTCCAGAGCCTGaacttaaaactgagccagacACTGaacaggctccagatcagcacTCGATAAGCAGCGGAGAGACACAG CAGGCTCAAGAGGAAAACAAGGAAGAAGCTGCGATAAAGGAGGAGCCTGAAGTCGTGGAAGAAGTGAAGAAGGAGGACACggagaaaaaggaggaagaaccagcagaacaggagAAAGAAGccaaaggagaggagaaggcgAAGGCGAAGGAGGAGGCAAAGAAGGAGAAGCCTGTGAAAGAAAAGAAGACGGAGAAGAAGACGGAGAAGAAG acagagaagaacacggagaagaagacagagaagaacacggagaagaagacagagaagaacaCGGAGAAGAACACGgagaagaagacagagaagaacaCGGAGAAGAACACGGAGAAGAACACGgagaagaagacagagaagaaggcAGAGAAGAAGGCAGaagaggcagaggcagaggaaGCGAAAGGCTCCAAACGTCAGAAAACCATGCAATGCAAAGTCACCTTACTGGACGACACTCAGTTTGAGTGTGAGCTTGAT AAACATGCTAAAGTCCAAGACCTTCTAACAAAGGTGTGCGACCATGTCAACCTGCTGGAGAGAGATTACTTTGGCCTCACTACCCAGGAATCCTCAACTAACAAA ACATGGATGGAATCCACCAAAGAGATCAGGAAACAGGTTTCAGGTGCTGTGTATGAGTTTGCATTCGGCGTGAAGTTCTACCCACCTGATCCAGCACAGCTCACCGAAGACCTCACCAG GTACTTTCTATGTCTGCAGCTGAGGAAGGACATTATGCATGGTGTTCTTCCATGTTCCTTTGTCACTCTGTCCCTGCTGGGCTCCTATACGGCCCAGTCAGAGCTCGGAGAGTACGACCCAGAGCTCCACGGGACAGATTATGTGAAGGATCTGAGTTTGGCCCCCGGACAGAGCAAAGAGCTGGAGGACAAGGTGATGGAGCTGCACCGCACATACAG gtcAATGAGTCCGGCCCAGGCAGACATGTCGTTTCTGGAAAATGCCAAGAAACTCGCCATGTATGGAGTTGACCTGCACCATGCTAAG GATCTCGATGGTGTCGACATCACGCTGGGGGTCTGCTCTAGTGGTTTGATGGTTTACAAGGACAAGCTGAGGATCAACCGTTTCCCCTGGCCCAAAGTGCTCAAGATCTCTTACAAACGCAGCAGCTTCTTTATTAAAATCAGGCCGTCGGAG CAAGAGCAGTATGAAAGCACAATTGGCTTTAAACTGCCCAACTACAAAGCCTCGAAGAAGCTGTGGAAAGTTTGCGTTGAACACCATACCTTCTTCAG GGTTCCAACAGTAGAGCCGCCCTCATCACGGCGCTTCCTCATCTTGGGCTCCAAGTTCCGGTACAGCGGGCGCACTCAGGCCCAAACCCGTCAGGCCAGCTCCATGATTGACCGCCCGGCCCCTCGCTTCACACGCTCTGCAAGCAAGAGGCTGTCCCGTAACCTAGATGGAG CTGGAgatgaaactctccagttcctgCAAGGACTTTCAGCATCAACCAGGTCTGAGGTTGATGATTGGTCGCTGATGCTGACGTCTGACAAACCCCAGCCCTCTCCTGAATTCACAG CCAGAGGGGAGTCTGAGCACATGTTCATTGAGTCCTGGGAAGAAGGGCAGTCCGTTCACACAGACGCAGTAACCTGGCAGGAAACTGAGACTGGGCAGACTGGCTCTCAAACCATCACCCAGACAGTCAGTGAACCGTGGCAGGAGCTGGCGTCTGATGAACAAAAGCAGAGGAGCAAAGAGGACGAGTGGTCTGCCATGCTCCATCGTCATCCTCCTTTTCCCTTTGTCCCACCTTTCGATTTTGTGAAACAGCCAG CTAAGCTCAGCTTGGCAAAAATTAGGGCTTTGGACCGACTATTGCGACCAGATCTCACACAACAAGATGATTGGTTCCTTTACTTTGACCCACTCTTCAGCCTGTCCTCGCTTGAGAGCGCTAACAAACCAT TGTCTCCCCTAGCTCAGTTCCAGCTCCAGGAGGAGGATGAGCAGGGCAGTCGTGTGGCAGAGCAGGAACTGACCAGTGAGGAGGTCATTGAGAGGTTGCAGGAAACCGTGATGCTGGTAGAGAAGCTGAAAGAGGCAAATGTTTTGGAAAGGAGGCTTAGAGAAGTTAGGGATTTAGAGGATAGACTCCAAGGAATGGATGAGATGGCAGAGCGGCTTCAGGATGTAATAGAACAGGAATTGGGTAAGGAAGAGGTAGATAAGTTGAGGGAAGAAGATGGAGATTTGGAGCAGGAAAGACAAATACAAGCAGAACGTATAGTACAAACCGTCTTAAGGAAATCTGTGAGTAAAATAGAGACAAAAGAGGATGAAGTGGACGAATTGGAAGAGCAGATAAAGGAGGTGTTTTTAAAAGGCTTGTTgcctgaagaggaagaggttgAGGTGAAGCAGGAGACTGAAAAAGAGGTGACAGACGAGAGTGTACTTGATGACAGCTTGAGAGAGAAGCTACGCCAGATAGAAAAGGAATGGCGAGACGATGTGGAGGACAAGTTGAAATCTGGATCTTCAGATGTCACCTCATCTATAGTTGCATACCAGAAGGTGGAGCGTAGGACTAAGAAGAGAGTGACTATTGTAGAAGAGAGAGGGCGGACGCAGGAAGAAATGGAAGATGTGCAGGTACAGCGTGTTGTGATGTCAGAGGAGAGGATAGAAAAAGAGATGACATGGCGTAAGACAGAAACACTGGAGGAGATAACTGAGGGAGAAGTTACAGAGAGGCTTCAGACTGAGGATCGATCTCAGGGGCCAGATGAGGATATCTGGTTCATACTTTTTGACCGGCCTCCATACAAAGCTGTTTTCAAACCACCAG TTACTACTGTGGAACGGGCTGAGGTGGATGAAGGCGAGTATTTCACCTCAGAGACTGAGATTACAACAGTTGAGGAGAAAACGGAGATTATAgtagaagagagaaaaataagagaCGAGGAAGTGTGGCGTATACCAGAGATCTCACCACCACAGACCATCATGGGAAGAGATGATGACTGGTTTGTGTTGCTGGATGTTGTTCCCAAAGAAACGCCTTATGTGCCACCAG TTACCTTGAAGGGAAGAGACCAGATTGGTGCAGAAAGTTTTGTCTCCGTGGTTGGAACTGcagccgaggaggaggagattaGAGAAGTAGTATCTGAAGAGAGAAAGATAATAGAAGAGGCACCAAGACATCTACAAGAAATCCCACAAATGCCAGTGACCGAAAGGGATGATGACTGGTTTGGGTTGCTGGATGTTGTTCCCAGAGAAACATCTTATGTACCACCAG TTACCTCGAAGGCAGGAGACCAGATTGGTGCAGAAAGTTTTGTCTCTGTGGTTGGAACTGcagccgaggaggaggaggagattagAGAAGTTGTatctgaagagagagagataatagAAGAGGCGCCAAGATATCTACAAGAAATCCCACAAATGCCAGTGACCGACAGGGATGATGACTGGTTTGTGTTGCTGGATGTTGTTCCCAGAGAAACATCTTATGTACCACCAG TTACCTTGAAGGGAAGAGACCAGATTGGTGCAGAAAGTTTTGTCTCTGTGATTGAAACTGcagccgaggaggaggagattaGAGAAGTTGTATCTGAAGAGAGAAAGATAATAGAAGAGGCACCAAGACATCTACAAGAAATCCCACAAATGCCAGTGACCGACAGGGATGATGACTGGTTTGTGTTGCTGGATGTTGTTCCCAGAGAAACATCTTATGTACCACCAG TTGCTGTTGCAGAGCGTGTTGAAGTGTCCCCAGAAGAACGTGTCTCTCTGGTTAAAATAACAGCCGTTGaagtgagagaaaaaagagtGGAGATTATGGCTCCTGTGCTGAGTGAGAAGCAGGTAGAAGCACTGCCACAGGCtgtgagagagatagaggatGACTGGTTTGTGCTGCTGGATGTCCCCACTAGAGAACCATCATATGTGCCACCAG TTACCATGGCTGAGTATGTTCAGGTTTATCCTGAAGAAAGTGTCTCTACTGTGGTTGAAACGATACCAGTAGAGTCCAGGAAGGAGGTCGTAGTTGAAGAGATTGTGGTGCAgaaagaggacagaggacagcagaAAATATCGCAGCCAGTCAGAGAAAGAGATGATGACTGGTTTCTTCTGCTGGATGTTGTTCCCAGAGGAGCTGCCTATGTACCTCCAG TTTTTCTGGCAGCACCGAGTCAGATTTATCCAAGTGTTCAACCTCGACGAGTTGAAGTGATAAGCGTAGAGCTGAAGTTGCAGCAGGTTGATCTTGAACAGATTAGACTGCAGCCTTCCGGGCCGCTGCCAGAGAGGGATGATGACTGGTTTGTGCTGTTTGATGCTATTCGTGAAGAGACAGTCATACTACCATCAG CTTCTTTGACTTTGTTTGTGCCAGTTACTGCTGTTGAGATGATTCCGGATATGAGGAAGACGTTTGAGGCAGAGGTGACCACCACAGAGACTAGAACGTGGAAGAAGATGATAATTGGTGTGGAGagcagacaagatgagacaCGTCTGTCTGAAATTAGACCTAGTCAAATTGCAACGccgtcagagagagaaggaggagatgaTTGGTTTACCCTGTTCGACATCATCCGCGAAAAGCCTGTTGTCATACCACCAG TTGCTGTGGTTGAGCGTATCGCGGATGTGGTGGCAGCCACTGAACCAAAACCTAAATTCATCATGGAAGACGTGAGGCCCGCTGTGAAGCTGGTGGTTAAACCGTCACAGCCGAGACAGGTGGATGATGACTGGTTTGCGCTGCTAGATgttgcagcaaaaataaaaccAG CGGCTGTGGACGAACGTATTCGCACGCACCCTGAAGTAAGACCAGCTAAAGAGTTTGCAGCCGTAGAGCAGAAAGCACAGCGGAGAGTTACTATAGTGGAGGAGACGTGGCCGCAGGAGAAGGTGGTACAGCAGAAACCACGTCCAGCAGTGAGAGAGGTGGAAGATGATTGGTTTAGTCTTCTGGATGTGGTCACTAAGAAATCAG TCGCTGTCCCTGAACGCATCCAGTTCCCAGCAGAGATGAGGGTTCCAGCTGCTGAGGCCAAAGCGAGGATTGCTATTCCCGAGAGGAGACCACAGTTTGAGCAACGGGTCCTGGAGGAAAGACGTccagtcacacaaacacatgtcaATGATGATTGGTTTGTTCTACTAGATGTTGGCCTCAAGGAGTCAG TGGTGAGCACACAGAGGGGCACCCGTCCCGTCAGTGCTCCGGTCTTCTCCCAGGCGGCTCTGGCCGAGGCCGGGATCCCCATGGCCCTCCTCGATCAGCCCCAGACCTCTACTCCAATCAAGGCCAGCCGCCAGGACGAGAGAAAGCTGGAGGTCACTGTAGAAGCTGTGGAGCCCTCAAGAATCGAAGCTGGGGTCAAG CACGAGTCTGAGGTGACGAGCTCGGAGGTGGTGCGAATGCGAAAG GAGTTCGATAAGCCTCAGGAGGACCTGCTCAGGCACCATGCCAACATCAGTGAGCTGAAGAGGAACTTCATGGAAACCGCCCCGGAGACCAGACCCAGCGAGTGGGACAAGCGCCTGTCCACGCACTCTCCGTTCCGCACCCTGGGCATCAATGGTCAGCCTCTGCCCAGTGCAGATGGG